CTAAACTTctgtgatttaaaaataaatcaataagtgCAAAGATTTAATAATTACAATCTGGCTACGGGATAAAGTACTAAGCTGTGTTTCCAATGTGTTTCAAATGTCTTAAGATAAACGGCACAAGGGGGAATATTTCACTTGTAATGATCAACAGCACAAATACCGACTTGTTACAAAACAAGCAGACAGTATGGATTTCTGGGCTTTAAAAATTTACTGTGGGGGTATTTTTTTCTCTAAGAGAAGGGATGAGATTGTTTTTATTCTTTTGATTGGTTTGTTTTGGGTGGTTCGTGGGGGGGAAGGAGTCTAATTTAGTCTAATTTGctgacacacgcactcacacacactcacacgcactctcacacacacacacacactcacacactcacacacgcacacacacacacacgcacacacacatacgtacgccGCCCAACTTCCTCGCCTCTGATCTTTCATTGTAAGTGCGGCGCGTAAAAAGCCGGAGCCCCGTAAGTCTGCGAGCTGAGCATGAAGGGGCTGAGCACGGCCGCGGGAGAGGGCAGGAAGGGCAACTGTGCGGCGCACACCAGCCCGCCGGGGCCGGAGTAAGCCGAGTGCATGGACAGAGGCCCGGTCACCGGCGAGACCGAGCTCATGGGGCTGAGGCCTCCAAGGTGACCCACTGATGGACCACCCATCACCCCTCCACCTGGCCCTCCACCTCCCCCGGTGGGAGCGCTGGTGTCCGCCCCGGGGTTCTGCTTCTTCCACTTGGTCCTGCGGTTCTGGAACCAGATCTTGACCTGGGTCTCGGTGAGGCTGAGGGACAACGCCAGGTTCAGGCGCTCGCACACCGACAGATAGCGGGTCGACTTGAACTTGTTCTCCAGCGCCACCAGCTGCTCGTAGGTGAAGGCAGTGCGGGCCCGCCGGGGTTTGCCCGACTTGGCGTCGGAGCCGCTGCGTTTCCTCTTGCTCTTGTGCTGCTGGCCCTGGCTCGGCTGCTGACCTTGGGACTGCTGGGACTGTTGGTTCTGGGGACTCCCAGGGCTCAGGCCTCCCGTGGCgctctcctcttcatcctcttcttcctcttcttcctcctcgtcctcctctccctccaccccgacCATCCTCTTTCCTGGAGAGATCAGGGCGCCTCCACCTCCCGCTCCCGCTCTCCTCCCGGCCCCGCTATCTCCACTCAACTCCTCCGCTTCCTCCCGCCGCGCCGTCTCGCTGCTGTCGCGTTCCGCCTCTAAAGTCCGGCAGAAGTCCTTCTCTCGATGTTCAGCTTTGTAACTGTCGAGGAAATCTCCATCTTCTTCGTGGGACGGCGATGGTGGTGGGGAAGTGGGTGTGGAGAcagata
This region of Rhinoraja longicauda isolate Sanriku21f chromosome 1, sRhiLon1.1, whole genome shotgun sequence genomic DNA includes:
- the nkx1.2lb gene encoding NK1 transcription factor-related protein 1, which translates into the protein MNVNRDKVQPADITLPSPAVADPMSCTIHPDAMDVNGEQRLPASDLAAFSCPAGRERQGDTQGIAGQEAVVVVPAPTSNNRTTSFSVLDILDPNKFNSSKRRQCSILYRSGSEYAVAAAGERAANAFCEIADRKTINDSGLDTCKKAADIIKDGDFLDSYKAEHREKDFCRTLEAERDSSETARREEAEELSGDSGAGRRAGAGGGGALISPGKRMVGVEGEEDEEEEEEEEDEEESATGGLSPGSPQNQQSQQSQGQQPSQGQQHKSKRKRSGSDAKSGKPRRARTAFTYEQLVALENKFKSTRYLSVCERLNLALSLSLTETQVKIWFQNRRTKWKKQNPGADTSAPTGGGGGPGGGVMGGPSVGHLGGLSPMSSVSPVTGPLSMHSAYSGPGGLVCAAQLPFLPSPAAVLSPFMLSSQTYGAPAFYAPHLQ